The Carassius auratus strain Wakin chromosome 27, ASM336829v1, whole genome shotgun sequence genome includes a region encoding these proteins:
- the ss18 gene encoding protein SSXT, with the protein MSVAFAPLRQRAKGDITPAGIQKLLDENNQLIQCIMDFQSKGKTAECSHYQQMLHRNLVYLATIADSNQNMQSLLPAPPSQSMAMNQSGASPQLPHGHSMASDGPPAAHMQSQMNGQMPGPTHMSMQGPGPNQTPSGSMNMTPSNHGSMGAYNHTVPSSQGIQSQGQMNMSQGQPMGNYGPRPNMTMQPNQGAMMHQQAPSQQYSMPPSGGSGQHFQGQQNPMGMMGQGNHVLGQRPMPPYRPPHQGPPQQYPGQEEYYTEQYSHGAQGAPEGNAQYGQQQEAYQQAPPQQQGYPPQQQYTGQQGYPGQQQAYGPSQGAPSQYPNYPQSQGQQYSAYRAPQPGPPQGQPQRPYAFDQAQYGNYQQ; encoded by the exons ATGTCTGTGGCTTTCGCGCCGCTTCGGCAGCGTGCTAAAGGCGATATAACGCCTGCCGGGATACAAAAG TTGCTGGATGAAAACAATCAGTTGATTCAGTGCATCATGGACTTCCAGAGTAAAGGGAAGACAGCTGAATGTTCACA CTACCAGCAGATGCTACACAGAAATCTGGTGTATCTGGCCACAATAGCAGACTCCAATCAGAACATGCAGTCTCTGCTTCCCGCC CCTCCGTCTCAGAGCATGGCCATGAATCAGAGCGGAGCGAGTCCACAGCTGCCCCACGGTCACAGTATGGCATCAGACGGGCCGCCCGCAGCACACATGCAGAGCCAGATGAACGGACAGATGCCAG GTCCCACGCACATGTCGATGCAGGGCCCGGGGCCCAACCAGACCCCCAGCGGCTCCATGAACATGACACCCAGCAACCACGGCTCCATGGGGGCGTATAACCACACAGTGCCCTCCTCGCAGGGAATACAGTCACAGGGGCAGATGAACATGAGTCAGGGGCAGCCCATGGGCAACTACGGCCCTCGGCCCAACATGACCATGCAGCCCAATCAGG GGGCTATGATGCACCAGCAGGCTCCTTCCCAACAGTACAGCATGCCCCCTTCTGGAGGCAGCGGGCAGCATTTCCAGGGGCAGCAGAACCCCATGGGCATGATGGGGCAAGGCAATCACGTGTTGGGACAGAGGCCCATGCCCCCCTACAGGCCACCACATCAAG GCCCTCCTCAGCAGTATCCTGGTCAAGAGGAGTACTACACGGAGCAATACAGCCATGGAGCACAGGGGGCGCCAGAGG GAAACGCACAGTATGGTCAGCAGCAAGAGGCGTATCAGCAGGCCCCCCCGCAGCAGCAGGGTTACCCCCCGCAGCAGCAGTACACGGGACAGCAGGGATACCCCGGACAGCAGCAGGCCTACG GTCCGTCTCAGGGCGCTCCGAGTCAGTACCCAAACTACCCCCAGAGTCAAGGGCAGCAGTATTCGGCCTACAGAGCGCCTCAGCCCGGACCCCCACAGGGACAGCCCCAGCGCCCCTATGCTTTTGACCAG GCGCAGTATGGCAACTACCAGCAATAG